One region of Halohasta litchfieldiae genomic DNA includes:
- a CDS encoding PrsW family intramembrane metalloprotease, translated as MSDQRDPVESAADESRDLYDVATWEERTSVDGVAVALYWLLTRTAKWFVILLALGILVAIGGLAAFTDPAIGLLTLLSVIPALGLTIYVYRSDVTTREPLSLLVTTFILSILFATFAAVINTYARDLFAPLGFVGLILFYFLIVGPGEETVKLLAVRLYAYNDDRFDSVVDGAVYGAISGLGFATIENALYIVTQLEEAGELAELSIGFGAILAGGDITAVRALAGPGHVIYSAIAGYYLGLAKFNPENRGPIIVKGLLLAALIHATYNSTVGIGSYIISLSGLPQLASFFVFVIIFDGIFGLFLLRKIWTYRSEYRAVDAGKQAQSAELADGGPNEP; from the coding sequence ATGAGCGACCAACGGGATCCGGTCGAGTCCGCGGCCGACGAGAGCCGCGATCTCTACGACGTGGCGACCTGGGAGGAGCGAACCTCAGTCGACGGCGTGGCGGTCGCGCTCTACTGGCTGTTGACACGGACGGCCAAATGGTTCGTTATCCTGCTCGCGCTGGGGATTCTCGTGGCGATTGGTGGACTGGCGGCCTTCACCGATCCCGCAATCGGCCTCCTGACACTGCTGTCGGTTATTCCGGCCCTCGGACTGACGATCTATGTCTATCGCTCCGACGTGACGACACGGGAGCCGCTATCGCTTTTGGTGACGACATTCATCCTCTCGATCCTGTTTGCGACGTTCGCTGCCGTCATCAACACCTACGCCCGGGACCTGTTCGCCCCGCTGGGGTTCGTCGGACTCATCCTGTTTTATTTCCTCATCGTCGGTCCCGGCGAGGAGACGGTGAAACTGCTGGCCGTCCGGCTATATGCCTACAATGACGACCGATTCGACTCGGTCGTCGACGGTGCTGTGTACGGCGCGATCTCCGGGCTCGGATTCGCCACCATCGAAAACGCGCTGTATATCGTCACTCAACTCGAAGAAGCCGGTGAGCTGGCCGAGCTCTCGATTGGGTTTGGCGCGATCCTCGCCGGGGGCGATATCACGGCCGTGCGGGCACTCGCAGGCCCCGGCCACGTCATCTACTCGGCTATCGCCGGCTACTATCTCGGCTTGGCCAAGTTCAACCCCGAAAATCGTGGGCCAATTATTGTCAAGGGACTCCTCCTTGCAGCACTCATCCACGCGACCTACAACTCGACGGTCGGAATCGGCTCGTATATTATCTCGCTGAGTGGTCTCCCACAGCTCGCCTCGTTTTTCGTCTTCGTTATCATCTTCGACGGGATCTTCGGCCTCTTTTTGCTCCGGAAAATCTGGACCTACCGCTCGGAGTACCGCGCCGTCGACGCCGGAAAGCAGGCCCAGTCAGCGGAACTCGCTGACGGCGGCCCTAACGAGCCTTAG
- a CDS encoding DUF7532 family protein, with the protein MHFDPRTQQALRAVGLDTDEIRDASERVVEAVAADADRLEAFFEGTDTIYSDMDTAHSASEIQTHTVDFIDLYTHAADLRGYLRFDSWGVPIEGGRVLNDAVVELSLGDTVNSRVRFAHDESELQ; encoded by the coding sequence ATGCATTTCGATCCACGAACACAGCAGGCACTCCGGGCGGTCGGGCTCGACACCGACGAGATCCGAGACGCCTCCGAGCGCGTCGTCGAAGCGGTCGCAGCCGATGCCGACCGACTCGAAGCGTTCTTCGAAGGGACCGATACCATCTACTCGGATATGGATACCGCCCACAGCGCCAGCGAAATCCAAACACACACCGTCGACTTCATCGACCTTTACACTCACGCGGCTGATCTCCGGGGCTACCTTCGATTTGACTCGTGGGGCGTCCCAATCGAGGGCGGTCGCGTGCTGAACGACGCGGTCGTGGAACTCAGTCTCGGCGACACGGTCAACAGTCGGGTTCGGTTCGCCCACGACGAGTCGGAGCTTCAGTGA
- a CDS encoding DUF402 domain-containing protein, with translation MSDDAPTTADSTDASDSEDHRVRLRGIYTTALTQRCLSAGWTVVQASDPIKRRFEASFETDAHDVEIATTDDRQGVGIHGRPDVVAAATDLIDSVGIDTLSWSDPAPEGAIFDGRVTETRGRGAVVDLGNCEGFLPFRGVDARVDTGDMVRVRVTDTAPPWDDDRPLLSTTIEISGSLVTLIPESGDPTVDTRDESAARELIGMTDLLGVEAPDGWRIRWDHAATEAAMEALEPALDRTASRAAEITTALDSAEIEGGVDAAGETSGQLAAPAGGAWLWFGRESRFALDEIRSEVTTTMPGHHRIKAGSSTASSGVDFVEALCALDEAAFPFETVVDIFGPAVGDAVEIAHGKPAGHCISLGKGTVTDRDADSITLRRELSGGGQYDGLGVPRERGDTATTTFREGRWWYPTVYRDSEGSVKGTYVNICTPVECFPRSVRYVDLHVDVLKHADGTVERVDDDELDAAVDEGNLSEPLAEKARSVASALENAF, from the coding sequence ATGAGCGACGACGCTCCCACTACCGCCGACAGCACCGATGCCAGCGACAGCGAGGACCACCGTGTTCGACTCCGCGGGATCTACACGACTGCACTCACCCAGCGCTGTCTCTCGGCTGGCTGGACGGTCGTTCAGGCCTCAGATCCGATCAAACGCCGCTTCGAGGCATCCTTCGAGACGGATGCCCACGACGTAGAGATCGCCACGACCGACGACCGCCAAGGGGTCGGTATCCACGGTCGACCCGACGTAGTTGCGGCCGCTACCGACCTGATCGACTCAGTCGGTATCGACACCCTCTCGTGGTCCGATCCGGCTCCGGAGGGAGCGATCTTCGATGGCCGAGTCACCGAAACTCGCGGCCGTGGGGCGGTCGTCGACCTCGGCAATTGCGAGGGATTTCTCCCGTTTCGAGGGGTCGACGCCCGCGTCGATACCGGCGACATGGTCCGCGTTCGCGTCACAGACACTGCCCCGCCGTGGGATGATGATCGACCCCTGCTGTCGACGACTATCGAGATCTCGGGAAGCCTCGTGACACTGATTCCCGAATCCGGCGATCCGACCGTCGACACACGCGACGAATCCGCCGCCCGCGAACTCATCGGGATGACCGACCTGCTGGGCGTCGAGGCCCCGGATGGCTGGCGAATCCGCTGGGATCACGCCGCCACCGAAGCCGCGATGGAGGCGCTCGAACCCGCCTTGGATCGCACCGCCAGCCGCGCGGCCGAGATCACGACTGCACTCGACAGCGCGGAGATCGAGGGCGGTGTCGACGCCGCGGGCGAGACCTCCGGACAGCTTGCCGCCCCTGCTGGCGGCGCGTGGCTCTGGTTCGGCCGCGAGTCCCGGTTTGCCCTCGACGAGATCAGGAGTGAAGTCACGACGACGATGCCGGGCCACCACCGGATCAAGGCCGGATCGTCGACTGCGAGTTCGGGCGTCGACTTCGTCGAAGCCCTCTGTGCGCTGGATGAAGCGGCGTTCCCGTTCGAAACTGTCGTCGACATCTTTGGGCCAGCAGTTGGCGACGCGGTCGAAATCGCCCATGGCAAACCGGCTGGCCACTGTATCAGTCTCGGCAAGGGGACTGTCACCGACCGCGACGCCGACAGCATCACGCTCCGCCGGGAGCTATCGGGTGGTGGCCAGTATGACGGACTGGGAGTCCCCCGAGAGCGAGGTGATACGGCCACCACGACGTTCCGCGAGGGTCGCTGGTGGTATCCGACGGTGTACCGCGACAGTGAGGGGTCGGTGAAGGGGACCTACGTCAACATCTGTACGCCGGTCGAATGTTTCCCCCGCTCGGTTCGGTACGTCGACCTCCACGTCGACGTGCTCAAACACGCCGATGGGACGGTCGAACGAGTTGATGACGACGAACTGGATGCGGCGGTCGACGAGGGCAATCTGAGCGAGCCACTCGCCGAGAAAGCGCGGTCGGTGGCTTCGGCGCTGGAAAACGCGTTCTGA
- a CDS encoding transposase, whose translation MATETLALFEHLEFDFLEEFDVFAPARRGRTRDHHPPALFRAFLHCYYKNVYGIRPVTRELQNTVVWLSCGFDRPPSRDAVDRFLTDLEHVVDEVFDRLVEQAACRGLLDLTYSIDSTDVRTMPADQDASKGYDPTAEEYYHGYGCTIVSTGQKIPIAAEFTESKQAPEETAMRVTCDALAVEKPIWMLGDSAYDTLGWHDHLLAAGVVPVAPYNARNTDDPKDIEYRVEARIDEHSEDVQLKQSTLDETYNRRSGVERTNDAVKDCGLGHVRARGRVHARAQVFLALCLRLVIAITNDERGDNPGSTVITL comes from the coding sequence ATGGCGACCGAGACGCTCGCGTTGTTCGAGCATCTTGAGTTCGACTTTCTCGAAGAATTCGATGTGTTCGCCCCCGCTCGCCGGGGGCGAACACGAGATCATCACCCACCAGCACTCTTCCGAGCGTTCCTGCACTGCTACTACAAGAACGTCTACGGCATCCGTCCAGTCACGCGAGAACTCCAGAACACGGTCGTCTGGCTCAGCTGTGGCTTCGATCGACCGCCGTCGAGAGACGCGGTCGATCGCTTCCTCACCGACCTCGAACACGTCGTCGACGAGGTCTTCGACCGCCTCGTCGAGCAGGCCGCCTGCCGCGGCCTGCTCGACTTGACCTACTCCATCGATTCCACCGACGTGAGGACGATGCCCGCCGACCAAGACGCGTCGAAAGGCTACGATCCAACCGCCGAAGAGTACTACCACGGCTACGGCTGTACGATCGTCTCGACCGGGCAAAAGATCCCGATTGCCGCGGAGTTCACCGAGAGCAAGCAAGCGCCAGAGGAGACGGCGATGCGCGTCACGTGTGACGCGCTCGCCGTCGAGAAACCGATCTGGATGCTTGGAGACAGCGCCTACGACACGCTCGGCTGGCACGACCACCTGCTGGCCGCAGGGGTCGTGCCAGTCGCTCCGTACAACGCACGAAACACCGACGATCCGAAAGACATCGAGTACAGGGTCGAAGCCCGCATCGACGAACACAGCGAGGACGTTCAGCTGAAGCAATCGACGCTAGACGAGACGTACAACCGCCGGAGTGGAGTCGAACGAACCAACGACGCCGTCAAGGACTGCGGCCTCGGGCACGTTCGCGCCCGAGGCCGCGTCCACGCACGAGCACAAGTGTTCCTCGCGCTGTGCCTTCGTCTCGTTATTGCGATCACCAACGACGAACGCGGAGACAATCCAGGAAGCACCGTCATCACGCTATGA
- the cca gene encoding CCA tRNA nucleotidyltransferase codes for MTTLDDVLTTVSERVTPTAEERQRLSTAAATLTDRARAAIDDRGLDADVIQVGSTARGTWLAGDRDIDLFIRFPPDLPREDLETYGLDIGHEVLPDGHQEYAEHPYVKGDVDGFDVDCVPCYRVESATDIRSAVDRTPFHTQYLEARIDEDLAGDVRVFKRFLKGIGAYGSDLKTRGFSGYLSELLVVEHGGVIPLLKAAVDWHPPVEFDPEGHGTTTFDDPLVVIDPTDPDRNVAAVCSAENVARLQHYARELLANPQLGLFFPAEPEPLSADEIRERLARRETAPLALAFETPDIVDDQLYPQLQKSLAGIESGLEGHDFDVFRSDLFVDEDSDTTVLLFELSTAQLPAVERHEGPPVAVRDHATGFFEAYADDDSCFGPFLDGDRYVVERPREWTDATDYLESDALLEVGLGVRIEEALGDDYELLVDEEIVELVETIGMGLTEYLTPQP; via the coding sequence ATGACTACACTCGATGACGTGCTCACGACGGTCTCCGAGCGCGTCACGCCGACCGCCGAGGAACGCCAGCGGCTCTCGACGGCCGCGGCAACCCTCACCGACCGCGCTCGGGCGGCCATCGATGACCGCGGACTCGATGCCGACGTGATCCAAGTCGGCAGCACCGCCCGCGGCACCTGGCTCGCTGGCGACCGCGATATCGACCTGTTCATCCGATTTCCCCCAGACCTCCCCCGCGAAGACCTCGAAACCTACGGTCTCGACATCGGCCACGAAGTGCTCCCGGATGGCCACCAAGAGTACGCCGAACACCCCTACGTCAAAGGCGACGTCGACGGCTTCGACGTCGACTGCGTTCCCTGTTACCGCGTCGAATCGGCCACAGACATTCGCTCGGCGGTCGACCGCACGCCGTTTCACACCCAGTATCTCGAAGCCCGAATCGACGAGGACCTCGCGGGCGACGTCCGCGTCTTCAAGCGATTCTTAAAAGGAATCGGTGCCTACGGGAGCGATCTCAAGACCCGCGGCTTTTCGGGCTATCTATCGGAACTGCTCGTGGTCGAACACGGCGGCGTGATTCCACTGCTGAAGGCCGCAGTCGACTGGCACCCGCCGGTCGAGTTCGATCCCGAGGGCCACGGGACGACGACGTTCGATGATCCACTGGTCGTGATCGACCCCACCGATCCCGACCGTAACGTGGCGGCGGTCTGTTCGGCCGAAAACGTCGCGCGTCTCCAGCATTACGCCCGCGAACTACTGGCCAACCCGCAGCTTGGGCTATTTTTCCCAGCCGAGCCGGAGCCACTGAGTGCCGATGAGATCCGCGAGCGACTGGCGCGCCGAGAGACGGCCCCCCTCGCACTGGCCTTCGAAACGCCGGATATCGTCGACGATCAACTGTACCCACAACTCCAAAAATCGCTTGCTGGCATCGAGTCCGGGCTGGAAGGTCACGACTTTGATGTCTTTCGATCAGACCTATTTGTCGACGAAGACAGCGACACCACAGTCCTCCTGTTTGAACTGTCGACTGCCCAGCTCCCGGCGGTCGAACGCCACGAGGGACCGCCCGTGGCAGTCCGTGACCACGCGACCGGATTCTTCGAGGCGTATGCCGATGACGACTCCTGTTTCGGGCCGTTCCTCGATGGCGACCGCTACGTGGTCGAACGTCCCCGAGAGTGGACCGACGCCACCGACTATCTCGAAAGCGACGCCCTCCTAGAGGTCGGTCTCGGCGTCCGGATCGAGGAGGCACTCGGGGATGACTACGAGCTACTGGTCGACGAGGAGATCGTCGAACTGGTCGAAACCATCGGAATGGGTCTCACCGAATACCTGACCCCGCAGCCCTGA
- a CDS encoding aminotransferase class III-fold pyridoxal phosphate-dependent enzyme, whose protein sequence is MDRETATPTVDGIPGERAQQWVDHHHGTAAPSTYVYEFVWDLSGPAEGPFCTDVDGNVLMDFTSHVAAAPLGYNNPKIMEPLAEFDLVDPLKIAGQDFYVSSGQDPTDDSLPGPTGLMDRLVDITDEYGMSTVFLSNSGAEAVENAIKIAYDHSEGSQYGITFDGAFHGRTLGTLSLNRSKAVHRRHYPELPSIHDVPFCTDRSCSPAGCDCGFLNEDGSQLRRMVDPDRGYLNPDEVAFIILEPVQGEGGYRIPSQAFGDELAAVSEEHDITLIADEIQSGLGRTGKIWGSDHYSFEPDVISAAKALRVGATVAREEMFPDETSRLSSTWGAGDILASLQGALTIDAIEEYDLLSNATQRGQQCLELLADGLGDEDCVVDIRGLGLMLAVEFDTKAHRNAIQKAALQRGLLTLGCGHSVLRLLPPLDVSEREIELGADLLIKSVDDVV, encoded by the coding sequence ATGGACCGCGAGACGGCCACGCCAACGGTCGACGGGATTCCGGGCGAGCGGGCACAGCAGTGGGTCGACCACCACCACGGAACCGCGGCCCCGAGTACCTACGTCTACGAGTTCGTCTGGGATCTCTCGGGGCCAGCCGAGGGACCCTTTTGTACCGACGTCGACGGCAACGTGCTCATGGATTTCACGAGCCACGTCGCCGCCGCACCGCTGGGCTACAACAACCCGAAGATCATGGAGCCGCTCGCCGAGTTCGATCTGGTCGACCCCTTAAAAATCGCCGGGCAGGATTTCTACGTTTCCAGCGGTCAAGATCCGACAGACGACTCACTGCCCGGACCCACCGGGTTGATGGATCGACTCGTCGACATCACCGACGAATACGGGATGTCGACGGTGTTTCTCTCCAATTCGGGCGCTGAAGCGGTCGAAAACGCGATCAAAATCGCCTACGACCACAGCGAGGGCAGCCAGTACGGGATTACCTTCGACGGCGCGTTTCACGGACGGACGTTGGGCACACTCTCGCTGAATCGCTCGAAGGCAGTGCATCGTCGACACTACCCCGAACTCCCCTCGATTCACGACGTCCCGTTCTGTACGGATCGGAGCTGTAGCCCAGCCGGTTGTGATTGTGGGTTTTTAAATGAGGATGGCTCTCAGCTCCGCCGGATGGTCGACCCCGACCGTGGCTACCTCAATCCCGACGAAGTCGCCTTTATTATTCTCGAACCGGTGCAGGGCGAGGGCGGCTATCGAATTCCGAGCCAAGCCTTTGGCGACGAACTCGCGGCAGTCTCCGAGGAACACGATATCACACTGATTGCCGACGAGATCCAAAGCGGGCTGGGCCGCACCGGCAAAATATGGGGATCGGACCACTACAGTTTCGAACCGGATGTGATCAGCGCTGCCAAGGCGCTCCGGGTCGGGGCAACGGTCGCCCGCGAGGAGATGTTCCCGGACGAAACGAGTCGACTCTCCTCGACGTGGGGCGCGGGCGACATCCTCGCCTCCCTACAGGGCGCACTCACGATTGATGCAATCGAGGAGTACGATCTGCTGTCGAACGCAACCCAGCGTGGCCAGCAGTGTCTCGAACTGCTGGCTGATGGACTTGGCGACGAGGACTGTGTTGTCGACATCCGTGGATTGGGACTGATGCTCGCCGTCGAGTTCGACACCAAGGCCCACCGAAACGCGATTCAAAAGGCAGCCCTCCAGCGCGGCCTCCTCACGCTCGGCTGTGGCCACAGCGTCCTCCGACTCCTCCCACCCCTCGATGTCTCCGAACGGGAGATCGAACTCGGCGCGGATCTACTTATAAAATCCGTCGACGACGTGGTCTGA